From Sediminibacterium sp. TEGAF015, a single genomic window includes:
- a CDS encoding type II toxin-antitoxin system antitoxin, whose translation MSKKSFVLRIDQQSYAALEKWAADEFRSVNGQIEMLIDQALKAAGRKKESAAIKTKPKKNP comes from the coding sequence TTGAGTAAGAAATCTTTTGTATTAAGAATAGATCAGCAGTCGTATGCCGCCCTTGAAAAATGGGCGGCAGACGAGTTTAGAAGCGTCAACGGTCAAATTGAAATGTTGATTGATCAGGCGTTAAAAGCTGCCGGTCGAAAAAAAGAAAGTGCTGCCATAAAAACCAAACCCAAGAAAAATCCATAA
- a CDS encoding SPFH domain-containing protein produces MEKTIKAAQGFLVLLLVTVMVAAGIYVLTQLKGVESGARSLYIWFAVIDFTVSFFLLFGLVVVQPNTSVVLTFFGKYVGTVKENGLIFVNPLYTKQKVSLRLQSLESTKLKVNDKLGNPIEIAAVILWQIEDTYKVCFDVVNFSSYMTNQSEAALRHLASTCPYDSIEDEKASVTLRDGGEKVIEMLESELNERMLKAGIVIKEARISHLAYAPEIAHAMLQRQQATAIVAARSKIVEGAVGMVEMALDLLSEKQMVELDEERKAVMVSNLLVVLCGDRSVSPVVNTGTLHQ; encoded by the coding sequence ATGGAAAAGACCATTAAAGCAGCACAAGGGTTTCTGGTTTTATTGCTAGTTACTGTTATGGTGGCTGCAGGCATATATGTACTTACCCAATTAAAGGGTGTGGAATCCGGTGCCAGATCTTTATACATCTGGTTTGCAGTAATCGATTTTACTGTTTCTTTCTTTTTGCTATTTGGCTTAGTAGTGGTTCAGCCCAATACAAGTGTGGTACTTACTTTCTTTGGTAAATATGTAGGTACGGTAAAAGAAAACGGATTGATATTCGTGAATCCTTTGTATACCAAACAGAAAGTGTCGTTGCGTTTACAAAGTTTAGAAAGTACCAAGTTAAAAGTAAACGATAAGCTGGGTAACCCTATTGAAATTGCCGCGGTTATTTTATGGCAGATTGAAGACACGTACAAAGTATGTTTTGACGTAGTGAATTTCTCTAGTTATATGACCAACCAGAGTGAAGCAGCATTAAGACATCTGGCTTCAACTTGCCCATATGATAGCATTGAAGATGAAAAAGCTTCTGTTACTTTAAGAGATGGTGGCGAAAAAGTAATTGAAATGTTAGAGTCTGAGTTAAATGAACGCATGCTAAAAGCAGGTATCGTAATTAAGGAAGCACGTATTAGTCACTTGGCTTACGCACCTGAAATTGCTCACGCTATGTTGCAGCGTCAGCAGGCTACTGCTATTGTTGCAGCAAGAAGTAAAATAGTAGAAGGGGCAGTAGGTATGGTAGAAATGGCGTTGGACCTGCTTTCTGAAAAGCAAATGGTAGAATTGGATGAAGAACGAAAAGCTGTGATGGTAAGCAATTTGCTGGTAGTGCTCTGTGGAGACAGATCAGTATCGCCTGTAGTGAATACAGGGACATTGCATCAATAA